In the genome of Caloenas nicobarica isolate bCalNic1 chromosome 37, bCalNic1.hap1, whole genome shotgun sequence, one region contains:
- the LOC136001075 gene encoding cytochrome P450 2G1-like has protein sequence MELAGSLSFLLLFLLLLLLLLLLLGRGRRGGHPLPPGPPALPLLGNLLQLSPTRTLDGLLKLSEKYGPVFTVWLGTRRVLVLCGHAAVREALVDNAEAFAGRGRMPTLESTFHGHGVVFASGERWRQLRRFSLSVLRDFGMGRRSIESRIQQEAQALLRELRDTAEKPFDPTFPLSCAVSNIICSIVFGNRFDYRDSEFLELLRLMNDSFREISTPWAQVYDMAETLLRHLPGPHRRIPQLLGRLRRFIARRVRDNAASLQPGPPRDFIDCFLQHMHKEKSNPSSEFTLENLELTTLNLFFAGTETVSSTLRYGFLMLMKYPHVQDKVQEEIDRVIGRDRVPALEDRAQMPYTDAVIHEIQRCSDLVPLNVPHRVTRDVVFRGFFIPKDTDVYPLLSSVLHDPSAFKNPHTFDPSNFLDESGRFQRNDAFVPFSSGKRLCLGEGLARMELFLFLCTVLQNLRLQPLQRPELLSLEPLAFGFTKSPPAYELRMVPR, from the exons ATGGAGCTGGCCGGGTCCCTCagcttcctcctgctcttcctcctcctgctgctgctgctgctgctgctgctggggagggggcggcggggggggcacccactgccccccgggccccccgcgCTGCCACTGCTGGGGAACCTGCTGCAGCTGTCCCCAACACGCACCCTGGACGGGCTGCTcaag CTCAGTGAGAAGTACGGGCCGGTGTTCACGGTGTGGCTGGGCACGCGGcgggtgctggtgctgtgcgGACACGCCGCGGTGCGCGAGGCGCTGGTGGACAACGCCGAGGCGTTCGCCGGGCGCGGGCGCATGCCCACCCTGGAGAGCACCTTCCACGGCCACG ggGTGGTTTTCGCCAGCGGGGAGCGCTGGCGGCAGCTGCGCCGCTTCTCGCTGTCGGTGCTGCGGGACTTCGGGATGGGCCGGCGCAGCATCGAGAGCCGCATCCAGCAGGAGGCGCAGGCGCTGCTGCGGGAGCTGCGGGACACGGCGG AGAAGCCGTTCGACCCCACGTTCCCGCTGAGCTGCGCCGTGTCCAACATCATCTGCTCGATCGTGTTCGGGAACCGCTTCGACTATCGCGACAGCGagttcctggagctgctgcggcTCATGAACGACAGTTTCCGGGAAATCAGCACCCCCTGGGCGCag GTGTACGACATGGCGGAGACGCTGCTGCGGCACCTGCCGGGCCCGCACCGGCGCATCCCGCAGCTGCTGGGCCGGCTCCGCCGGTTCATCGCCCGGCGGGTGCGCGACAACGCGGCCTCGCTGCAGCCCGGGCCCCCCCGCGACTTCATCGACTGCTTCCTGCAGCACATGCACAAG gaAAAGTCCAACCCCTCGTCGGAGTTCACGCTGGAGAACCTGGAGCTCACCACCCTCAACCTGTTCTTCGCCGGCACCGAGACCGTCAGCTCCACCCTGCGCTACGGCTTCCTCATGCTCATGAAGTACCCGCACGTGCAGG ACAAGGTGCAGGAGGAGATCGACCGGGTGATCGGGCGCGACCGGGTGCCGGCGCTGGAGGATCGGGCGCAGATGCCGTACACAGACGCCGTGATCCACGAGATCCAGCGCTGCAGCGACCTGGTCCCGCTCAACGTGCCCCATCGCGTCACCCGCGACGTCGTGTTCCGCGGCTTCTTCATCCCCAAG gACACCGACGTGTACCCCCTGCTCAGCTCCGTCCTGCACGACCCCTCCGCCTtcaaaaacccccacaccttCGACCCCTCCAATTTCCTGGACGAGAGCGGCCGCTTCCAGCGCAACGACGCCTTCGTGCCCTTCTCCTCAG ggAAGCGGCTGTGCCTCGGGGAGGGGCTGGCGCGGATGGAGCTGTTCCTGTTCCTCTGCACCGTCCTGCAGAACCTGCggctgcagccgctgcagcG